A single Polyangiaceae bacterium DNA region contains:
- a CDS encoding DEAD/DEAH box helicase produces the protein MSQSLPETTFDDVEGFDDDAPVSSPLSGVPVRDPLDGVPEPLRAAFEERGYSSLTEVQRAVLDADSPGRNLRISSQTGSGKTVALGMVLAKELLEPAPGRSGPEALVITPTRELANQVAEELSWLFSGVRGVDVACVTGGTEVWKDKKPLARKPRILVGTPGRLNDHLTTGVLNADSVRHVVLDEADQMLDMGFKDDLDAIVGAMPEERRSHLVSATFPPAVKSLADRFQKNPLHVAGTELGQANQDIEHIAHLVRRGESYNCLVNLLLMSQGERTLIFVERRVDAQELAEMLAGDGFASLHLSGDLAQAQRTRTLNAFKAGVISTLICTDVAARGIDVPDIARVIHMGLSNDPDVYTHRSGRTGRAGRKGQSILIVPTTAERRIRRLLQVAGVNCNWRPGPGPDKVQKAITKQTRTRMFELLQAEVLEGERYNEAELEYARGLLSDRDPAELVATLIKLAEPVLPREPFPLGKAEAKAGGFVERDRTPRAQSYVPFFINWGERGGANPARLIAHVCRRGGIRGQSIGAVRVEARMSVFEVASDVAQAFEVAARKPDAREPGLRIDRFKGTLPSAPERRNGPPAFGKRRAPGPRDGLDPKPFKSRKRTGTRHH, from the coding sequence ATGTCCCAATCTCTTCCCGAAACGACCTTCGACGACGTCGAGGGCTTCGATGACGACGCACCCGTGTCTTCTCCTCTGAGCGGCGTGCCCGTGCGTGATCCCCTGGACGGCGTTCCGGAGCCGCTGCGTGCGGCCTTCGAGGAGCGCGGCTATTCCTCTCTCACGGAGGTCCAGCGCGCGGTGCTCGATGCGGATTCTCCCGGCCGCAACCTGCGCATCTCCTCCCAGACGGGCTCCGGCAAGACCGTAGCGCTCGGCATGGTGCTGGCGAAGGAACTGCTCGAGCCGGCTCCCGGTCGCAGCGGACCCGAGGCGTTGGTGATCACGCCGACTCGCGAGCTCGCGAATCAGGTCGCCGAAGAGCTCAGCTGGCTCTTCAGTGGCGTGCGCGGTGTGGACGTCGCTTGTGTCACTGGCGGCACCGAAGTCTGGAAAGACAAGAAGCCCCTCGCGCGGAAGCCACGCATCCTGGTTGGCACCCCCGGTCGCCTCAACGATCACCTCACGACCGGCGTACTCAACGCCGACAGCGTGCGCCACGTGGTGCTCGATGAGGCCGATCAGATGCTCGACATGGGCTTCAAGGACGACCTCGACGCCATCGTCGGCGCGATGCCCGAAGAGCGTCGCAGCCACCTCGTTTCCGCGACCTTCCCGCCTGCGGTGAAGTCACTCGCCGATCGCTTTCAGAAGAACCCGCTGCACGTCGCGGGCACCGAGCTCGGTCAGGCGAACCAAGACATCGAGCACATCGCCCACTTGGTGCGTCGGGGCGAGAGCTACAACTGCCTCGTCAACCTGCTCTTGATGAGCCAGGGCGAGCGCACGTTGATCTTCGTCGAGCGCCGGGTGGACGCCCAGGAGCTCGCTGAGATGCTCGCTGGAGACGGCTTCGCGTCGCTGCACTTGAGCGGCGATCTGGCGCAGGCCCAGCGCACGCGCACCCTCAACGCCTTCAAGGCCGGCGTCATCAGCACGCTGATCTGCACGGACGTGGCCGCTCGCGGCATCGACGTCCCCGACATCGCGCGCGTGATTCACATGGGGCTCTCCAACGATCCCGATGTCTACACGCACCGCAGTGGCCGTACCGGGCGCGCCGGGCGCAAGGGCCAAAGCATCCTGATCGTCCCCACGACTGCCGAGCGTCGCATCCGTCGCCTGCTGCAGGTCGCAGGGGTCAACTGCAACTGGCGTCCGGGCCCCGGCCCCGACAAGGTGCAGAAGGCGATCACCAAGCAGACTCGGACGCGCATGTTCGAGCTGTTGCAGGCCGAGGTTCTGGAGGGGGAGAGGTACAACGAGGCCGAGCTGGAGTACGCCCGTGGGCTGCTCTCGGACCGCGACCCCGCCGAGCTGGTTGCGACGCTGATCAAGCTCGCCGAGCCGGTGCTGCCGCGTGAGCCTTTTCCTCTCGGCAAAGCCGAGGCGAAAGCCGGCGGCTTCGTGGAGCGCGATCGCACGCCGCGCGCCCAGAGCTATGTGCCGTTCTTCATCAACTGGGGGGAGCGCGGTGGCGCGAACCCAGCGCGCCTGATCGCCCACGTGTGTCGTCGCGGCGGCATTCGTGGTCAGTCGATCGGCGCGGTGCGCGTCGAAGCGCGCATGAGCGTCTTCGAGGTCGCGAGCGACGTCGCTCAGGCCTTTGAAGTTGCCGCGCGGAAGCCCGACGCGCGTGAGCCGGGACTGCGGATCGACCGCTTCAAGGGCACTCTCCCGAGCGCGCCAGAGCGGCGCAATGGGCCCCCGGCCTTCGGTAAGCGCCGTGCTCCTGGGCCTCGTGATGGCCTGGACCCCAAGCCGTTCAAGTCGCGCAAGCGCACCGGCACCCGTCACCACTGA
- a CDS encoding metallophosphoesterase, giving the protein MTRSWLLVGLVGALSAGCGSSGSAETSGSGATGGSDTGGSGAEGGASGSGAQGGSGAGGSGAQGGSDTGGSGAQGGSATGGSGAQGGSGADGGTAGVASGGSAGSAGSAGTAGTGGGPSTVRFVAMGDAGEGNATQYKVADAIKAECDSRGGCEFALYLGDNFYDVGVSSDMDTQFQTKFEMPYANLSFPFYITLGNHDYGSGGAGLELNKASYYISYGNASAKWYYPDRYYVVQHPGVDFFALDSNVIFLNGDSNQRSWFGNAVQQSLAEWKIAFGHHPYISNGKHGNAGTYEGIPLIPVISGGNVKDFMEDTVCGKIDVYICGHDHNMQWLQPKCGTEFIVSGSGAKTTGLEGRGTPTFFETDAKGGFLLVEITGKSFSGWFYDEDGNELFTRTVTKP; this is encoded by the coding sequence ATGACGCGTTCTTGGCTTTTGGTGGGTTTGGTCGGCGCACTGAGCGCTGGCTGTGGTTCTTCAGGCTCGGCTGAGACCTCCGGTAGCGGAGCGACGGGCGGCAGCGACACCGGCGGCAGCGGCGCTGAAGGCGGAGCCAGCGGCAGCGGCGCTCAAGGCGGCAGCGGAGCTGGCGGCAGTGGTGCTCAAGGCGGCAGCGACACTGGCGGCAGCGGAGCACAGGGTGGCAGCGCAACCGGCGGCAGCGGAGCACAGGGTGGCAGCGGCGCCGACGGGGGCACCGCGGGAGTCGCTTCCGGTGGCTCAGCGGGCAGCGCTGGCTCGGCAGGCACTGCTGGAACCGGCGGCGGCCCGAGCACGGTGCGCTTCGTCGCCATGGGAGATGCCGGCGAAGGCAACGCGACTCAGTACAAGGTAGCCGACGCCATCAAGGCGGAGTGTGACAGCCGCGGCGGTTGCGAGTTCGCGCTCTACCTCGGCGACAACTTCTACGATGTCGGCGTCAGCAGCGACATGGACACGCAGTTCCAGACCAAGTTCGAGATGCCCTACGCGAACTTGAGCTTCCCCTTCTACATTACCTTGGGGAACCACGACTACGGCTCAGGGGGCGCGGGCCTCGAGCTCAACAAGGCGAGCTATTACATCTCGTACGGAAACGCCTCCGCCAAGTGGTACTACCCGGATCGGTACTACGTCGTGCAGCACCCAGGGGTCGACTTCTTCGCCCTGGACAGCAACGTGATCTTCTTGAACGGCGACTCGAATCAGCGCTCGTGGTTCGGCAACGCCGTCCAGCAGAGCCTGGCGGAGTGGAAGATCGCCTTCGGGCATCACCCCTACATCTCCAACGGCAAGCACGGCAATGCCGGCACCTACGAGGGGATCCCGCTGATTCCGGTCATCAGCGGCGGCAACGTGAAGGACTTCATGGAGGACACGGTCTGCGGCAAGATCGATGTCTACATCTGCGGTCACGACCACAACATGCAGTGGCTGCAGCCGAAGTGCGGGACGGAGTTCATCGTCTCGGGCTCCGGCGCGAAGACCACGGGCCTCGAGGGGCGTGGCACTCCCACCTTCTTCGAGACGGACGCGAAGGGTGGCTTCTTGCTCGTGGAAATCACTGGCAAGAGCTTCTCCGGTTGGTTCTACGACGAGGACGGCAACGAGCTCTTCACCCGTACGGTGACGAAGCCCTGA
- a CDS encoding Rieske (2Fe-2S) protein, translated as MSRYYTAPIPNGWFMVAYADEIAPGEVKPLRYFGKDLVLFRTEGGQLTVLDAHCPHLGAHLGYGGKVVGDNIECPFHAWKFDPSGKCAEVPYAKRVPPKANLACWPVHEVAGMIMVWHHAGGLPPQWELPEVPEYGDEEWTSQERRYWKIKTRNQEMAENAVDSAHFHYVHGAKNMPQSQAEFKDHTMRVFSDTGMETPRGKVDGSVESMSHGFGFATVRFKGIVETLLINSVTPIDSEYVDVFFAFQVKKIGGADVTKGVGKAFIAEIERQLGQDIPIWENKIQWERPMLCDGDGPIAQYRRWCQQFYTVPEEPPGRQLDVVQNAPN; from the coding sequence ATGAGTCGCTACTACACCGCGCCAATTCCCAACGGCTGGTTCATGGTTGCCTACGCTGACGAGATCGCGCCGGGTGAAGTGAAGCCGCTCCGCTACTTCGGCAAGGACTTGGTCCTTTTCCGTACGGAAGGTGGGCAGCTCACGGTGCTGGACGCGCACTGCCCCCACCTCGGCGCCCACCTGGGCTACGGCGGCAAGGTGGTCGGCGACAACATCGAGTGCCCCTTCCACGCCTGGAAGTTCGACCCAAGCGGCAAGTGCGCGGAGGTTCCGTACGCCAAGCGCGTCCCGCCCAAGGCGAACCTCGCCTGCTGGCCAGTGCATGAAGTCGCCGGGATGATCATGGTGTGGCACCACGCTGGCGGTCTGCCGCCCCAGTGGGAGCTGCCCGAGGTGCCGGAGTACGGCGACGAAGAGTGGACCAGTCAGGAGCGCCGCTACTGGAAGATCAAGACGCGCAATCAAGAGATGGCCGAGAACGCCGTCGACTCCGCGCACTTCCACTACGTGCACGGCGCGAAGAACATGCCCCAGAGCCAGGCGGAGTTCAAAGACCACACCATGCGCGTCTTCTCAGATACGGGCATGGAGACGCCGCGCGGAAAGGTCGACGGCTCCGTCGAGAGCATGTCTCACGGCTTTGGCTTTGCCACCGTGCGCTTCAAGGGCATCGTCGAGACGCTGCTGATCAACTCGGTCACCCCCATCGACTCCGAATACGTCGACGTCTTTTTCGCCTTCCAGGTGAAAAAGATTGGCGGCGCGGACGTGACGAAGGGCGTCGGCAAGGCGTTCATCGCCGAAATCGAGCGCCAGCTTGGCCAAGACATCCCGATTTGGGAGAACAAGATCCAGTGGGAGAGGCCCATGCTGTGCGACGGCGACGGCCCCATCGCCCAGTATCGCCGCTGGTGTCAGCAGTTCTACACCGTTCCGGAAGAGCCGCCGGGTCGGCAGCTCGACGTCGTACAAAACGCTCCGAACTGA
- a CDS encoding type IIA DNA topoisomerase subunit B gives MSYSAKDITVLEGLDPVRKRPGMYIGGVGSAGLHHLVWEIVDNSVDEAMNGHATEIHVTLHKDGKSVTVSDNGRGMPVDVHPKFKKPAVEIIFSTLHAGGKFEGQNYKTSGGLHGVGASVVNALSSELVAKVKRDGAEYEMRFAQGVTQGKLKKLGKARGTGTTVYFHPDPRIFPRIDFNPDTIRERLEVASYLHKGLKVTFVDEKAGTNQTFKHDEGIADYLKKITKARGDRPIHDAFTLFKENGARVEMVFQWTEATDERILSYVNGIPTGSGGTHENGMRAGITKAVKNFIETHKLTPRGVNITGDDIREGVVGILSVFIEEPQFQGQTKDRLNNPEVQSSVDGAVRPTLEGWLNSNRSIADQIVYRIVQASRAREASRAASAAVSRKTATSGKLTLPGKLSDCIAKNRTGTELFIVEGDSAGGSAKQGRDRQLQAILPLRGKVLNTEATSLAKVLENKELSDLVTAMGCGVGQTFDPSKLRYDRIILLADADSDGHHITTLLLTFFYRHLRQLIENGKVFVAVPPLYRMDIGKETYWAADEDDKKRILEQYKKGNAKVEITRFKGLGEMMPNTLWETTLNPATRRLLQINIADALETDRIVSDLMGKDPGARFHFIMDRAEEAEDLDV, from the coding sequence ATGAGCTACAGCGCAAAAGACATCACGGTACTCGAAGGCCTCGACCCGGTACGCAAGCGCCCCGGCATGTACATTGGCGGAGTCGGTTCCGCGGGGCTTCATCACCTGGTGTGGGAAATCGTCGACAACTCCGTCGACGAGGCGATGAACGGCCACGCCACCGAGATCCACGTCACCCTGCACAAGGACGGCAAGAGCGTCACGGTCAGCGACAACGGCCGCGGCATGCCCGTCGACGTGCACCCCAAGTTCAAGAAGCCTGCGGTGGAGATCATCTTCTCCACGCTGCACGCTGGCGGAAAGTTCGAGGGGCAGAACTACAAGACCTCAGGCGGCCTCCATGGCGTCGGCGCGAGCGTCGTCAACGCGCTCTCCTCCGAGCTAGTCGCGAAGGTGAAGCGCGACGGCGCCGAATACGAGATGCGCTTCGCCCAGGGCGTCACCCAGGGCAAGCTGAAGAAGCTTGGCAAAGCGCGGGGCACCGGCACCACGGTTTATTTCCACCCGGATCCGCGCATCTTCCCCCGCATCGACTTCAACCCGGACACCATCCGCGAGCGCCTGGAGGTCGCGAGCTACCTGCACAAGGGGCTCAAGGTCACCTTCGTCGACGAGAAGGCCGGCACGAACCAGACCTTCAAGCACGACGAAGGCATCGCCGACTACCTGAAGAAGATCACGAAGGCCCGCGGCGACCGGCCGATCCACGACGCTTTCACGCTGTTCAAGGAGAACGGCGCGCGCGTCGAGATGGTCTTCCAGTGGACCGAAGCGACGGACGAACGCATCCTGTCCTACGTCAACGGCATCCCGACGGGCTCCGGCGGCACCCACGAAAACGGCATGCGCGCCGGCATCACCAAGGCCGTCAAGAACTTCATCGAGACCCACAAGCTGACTCCGCGCGGAGTCAACATCACCGGCGACGACATCCGCGAAGGCGTGGTTGGGATCCTCAGTGTGTTCATCGAGGAGCCCCAGTTCCAGGGCCAGACCAAGGATCGCCTGAACAACCCCGAGGTGCAGAGCAGCGTCGACGGCGCCGTGCGCCCCACCCTCGAGGGCTGGCTCAACAGCAACCGCAGCATCGCGGACCAGATCGTCTACCGCATCGTGCAAGCGTCGCGTGCTCGCGAGGCTTCACGCGCGGCGTCCGCAGCGGTCAGCCGCAAGACGGCCACCAGCGGCAAGCTCACGCTGCCAGGCAAGCTCAGCGACTGCATCGCGAAGAACCGCACCGGCACCGAGCTGTTCATCGTCGAGGGTGACTCCGCAGGCGGTTCCGCGAAGCAAGGCCGCGACCGTCAGCTGCAAGCCATCCTCCCGCTGCGCGGCAAGGTGCTGAACACTGAAGCCACGAGCCTCGCCAAGGTGCTGGAGAACAAGGAGCTCAGCGACCTGGTCACCGCCATGGGCTGCGGCGTCGGGCAGACCTTCGACCCCAGCAAGCTGCGCTACGACCGCATCATCCTGCTCGCCGATGCAGACAGCGACGGCCACCACATCACGACGCTGCTGCTCACCTTCTTCTATCGTCACCTGCGGCAGCTGATCGAAAACGGCAAGGTGTTCGTCGCCGTGCCTCCGCTTTACCGCATGGATATTGGCAAGGAGACCTACTGGGCCGCCGACGAGGACGACAAGAAGCGCATCCTCGAGCAATACAAGAAGGGCAACGCCAAGGTCGAGATCACCCGCTTCAAGGGCCTCGGCGAAATGATGCCCAACACCCTCTGGGAGACGACCCTGAACCCCGCCACGCGGCGCTTGCTCCAGATCAACATCGCCGATGCTCTGGAGACCGACCGCATCGTGAGCGACCTGATGGGCAAGGACCCCGGCGCCCGCTTCCACTTCATCATGGACCGCGCCGAGGAAGCCGAAGACCTCGACGTCTGA
- a CDS encoding DNA topoisomerase IV subunit A — protein MATSRKTTSKTKSSPTAKKSASKGSSGGGGKGKGKAKTEETPPPPPVPLHEIAQTRYLNYALSVITSRALPDVRDGLKPVQRRILYTMWEQRLLPTAKHRKCAKVVGDVMGNYHPHGDSAIYDALVRIAQPFSLRVPLVEGSGNFGSLDGDPAAAMRYTECRLATPATELLTELSQDTVHFRPNYDGTKEEPVVLPAKLPNLLINGSTGIAVGMATNIPPHNPEEICAAAVRLLDALLEGKELSSRELCRTVKGPDFPTGGQIVSTTEEIKQVYETGQGAIKLRGTWRPGGTSKNSKTIIIDSIPFAVNKSTLVERIAEVVTSRKMPLILDVRDISGEDVAIELELKSDAEEAKVLAYLYKNTPLQQNFNVNLTCLVPTENPEVGRPERLDLQSILWHFLQFRLEVVTRRLQHELGQLERRMHILEGFVKVFDALTEIITIIRKSDGKADAAKKIIQRFRLDEEQTDAILELRLYRLARLEILIIQDELKAKKKRASEIKKLLSGPEGRWAVVKDELIDVGKSLGSDGRRRTLIEAVEDEPEFSAEDLIVAEDSQVLLTSDGWVKRQREIKDISKVRLREGDQILSWIAGSTRATVCFFSNFGTAYTCRIIDIPATTGYGEPIQKLFKLKDGEAIVSAMSFDPRLIGELEGSEEHYPETFGVAASTDGYGLCFGLAPFAEPSTRSGRRYAKPAKGHRMLNVATVNGTETLIAASKGRRALLCAVTEVNYLSGAGKGVMLMKLGKDDELIGFLAAKNDADTLTLKTSLGGEQRVNLNRYELTGRGGKGREVIKRGQLIGVVREVPAAPPEFAPAEA, from the coding sequence TTGGCCACCAGCCGTAAGACCACGAGCAAGACGAAGTCCTCACCCACCGCAAAGAAGAGCGCCTCCAAGGGCTCTTCAGGCGGAGGAGGCAAAGGCAAAGGCAAAGCGAAAACGGAGGAGACACCCCCTCCCCCGCCGGTGCCGCTGCACGAGATCGCCCAGACTCGCTACCTCAACTACGCCCTCAGCGTCATCACGAGCCGCGCGCTGCCTGATGTGCGCGACGGGCTGAAGCCAGTTCAGCGACGCATCCTCTACACCATGTGGGAGCAGCGCCTGCTCCCCACGGCAAAGCACCGTAAGTGCGCCAAGGTGGTCGGCGACGTGATGGGTAACTATCACCCTCACGGCGACTCCGCGATTTACGACGCGCTGGTGCGCATCGCCCAGCCCTTCAGCCTGCGAGTGCCGCTGGTCGAGGGCTCAGGCAACTTCGGTAGCCTTGACGGCGACCCCGCCGCCGCCATGCGCTACACGGAGTGTCGTCTGGCAACTCCGGCGACGGAGCTACTGACCGAGCTCAGCCAAGACACGGTGCACTTCCGCCCGAACTACGACGGCACCAAGGAAGAGCCCGTCGTTCTGCCGGCGAAGCTACCGAACCTGTTGATCAACGGCTCGACGGGCATCGCCGTTGGCATGGCGACGAACATCCCGCCCCACAACCCGGAAGAGATCTGCGCCGCCGCGGTGCGCCTGCTCGATGCGCTGCTCGAGGGCAAGGAGCTCAGCAGCCGCGAGCTTTGCCGCACGGTAAAAGGACCAGATTTCCCGACGGGCGGGCAAATCGTCTCGACCACCGAAGAGATCAAGCAGGTCTACGAGACGGGCCAAGGCGCGATCAAGCTGCGCGGCACCTGGAGGCCAGGCGGCACCAGCAAGAACTCCAAGACCATCATCATCGACAGCATCCCCTTCGCGGTGAACAAGAGCACCTTGGTGGAGCGCATCGCCGAGGTGGTGACCAGCCGCAAGATGCCGCTCATCCTGGATGTGCGGGACATCTCCGGTGAAGACGTCGCCATCGAGCTCGAGCTGAAGAGCGACGCCGAAGAGGCGAAGGTGCTGGCGTACCTCTACAAGAACACGCCGCTGCAGCAGAACTTCAACGTCAACCTGACGTGCCTCGTCCCGACGGAGAACCCGGAGGTCGGCCGCCCCGAGCGCCTCGACCTGCAGAGCATCCTCTGGCACTTCTTGCAGTTCCGCCTGGAAGTGGTGACGCGACGCTTGCAGCACGAGCTCGGTCAACTCGAGCGCCGCATGCACATCCTCGAAGGCTTCGTCAAAGTCTTCGACGCGCTCACCGAGATCATCACCATCATCCGCAAGAGCGACGGCAAGGCCGACGCGGCGAAGAAGATCATCCAGCGTTTCCGCCTGGATGAGGAGCAGACGGACGCGATCCTCGAGCTTCGCCTCTACCGTTTGGCGCGCCTCGAGATCCTGATCATCCAGGACGAGCTCAAGGCGAAGAAGAAGCGCGCCTCCGAGATCAAGAAGCTCCTGAGCGGCCCCGAGGGTCGCTGGGCGGTGGTGAAGGATGAGCTGATCGACGTCGGCAAGAGCCTTGGCAGCGACGGCCGCCGCCGCACGCTGATCGAGGCCGTAGAAGACGAGCCGGAGTTCTCCGCAGAAGATCTGATCGTCGCGGAAGACTCCCAGGTGCTGCTCACGAGCGACGGCTGGGTGAAGCGTCAGCGCGAGATCAAGGACATCAGCAAGGTGCGCCTGCGCGAAGGCGATCAGATCTTGAGCTGGATCGCCGGTTCGACCCGCGCGACGGTGTGCTTCTTCTCGAACTTCGGCACCGCGTACACCTGCCGCATCATCGATATCCCGGCGACGACGGGCTACGGTGAGCCCATCCAGAAGCTGTTCAAGCTAAAGGACGGCGAGGCGATCGTCAGCGCCATGAGCTTCGACCCGCGCCTGATTGGCGAGCTCGAAGGCAGCGAAGAGCACTACCCGGAGACCTTCGGGGTCGCCGCGTCCACGGACGGCTACGGCCTGTGCTTCGGTCTCGCGCCGTTTGCCGAGCCGAGCACCCGCTCCGGGCGCCGCTACGCCAAGCCCGCCAAGGGCCACCGCATGCTCAACGTCGCGACCGTGAACGGCACCGAGACGCTGATCGCCGCCTCCAAGGGCCGCCGGGCGCTGCTCTGCGCCGTGACCGAGGTGAACTACCTGTCCGGCGCTGGCAAGGGCGTGATGCTGATGAAGCTCGGCAAGGACGACGAGCTGATCGGGTTCCTCGCGGCAAAGAACGACGCGGACACGCTGACGCTCAAGACCAGCCTCGGCGGCGAACAGCGGGTGAACCTCAATCGCTACGAGCTGACCGGGCGCGGCGGAAAGGGCCGCGAGGTGATCAAGCGCGGCCAGCTGATCGGCGTGGTGCGTGAGGTGCCGGCAGCCCCCCCGGAGTTTGCCCCAGCCGAGGCGTGA
- a CDS encoding SGNH/GDSL hydrolase family protein — protein sequence MARKQSLGLGNIGAGMAALGCAALLVTACGSDSGSDTGTNANGGSGADGGSGGSAANGGNGGTDGGSAGNGGTDGGSGGVGGQGGSAGAGANGGAAGSGANGGNGGSGAVTSNECFADIQDGLIVWDYDVLGISTGSHCHGTNHQDIQGIQRIVYLGDSIMNGTPPTPSSQFVRTQLDSQLKTLFPGVETKSCAVNGARNDDLMKSQIPNCFGDANTRNVKTLTLVISGGNDIAAIARDKPDLATSQAEAAGYVDEMRSAIEYLKDSTNFPMGNDVVFANIYEYTDTSADLSSCPAAGFAGLSGTWLNGAQVLVGMNEGYAKIAVDTGADMVFMMEQFCGHGYRRDRMDLQCYRGANTEQWFDISCIHPTPAGHTALAGFFMDVIQE from the coding sequence ATGGCACGGAAGCAAAGCTTGGGTCTCGGAAACATCGGAGCAGGCATGGCGGCGCTGGGTTGCGCAGCGCTGCTGGTCACTGCCTGCGGTTCGGACTCCGGGAGTGACACGGGCACCAACGCAAACGGCGGCTCCGGTGCTGACGGCGGCTCCGGCGGCAGTGCCGCGAACGGCGGCAACGGTGGAACCGACGGCGGCAGCGCTGGCAACGGCGGAACCGATGGCGGCAGTGGCGGCGTGGGTGGTCAAGGAGGCTCGGCGGGTGCTGGAGCAAACGGCGGCGCGGCAGGTAGCGGTGCGAACGGCGGCAACGGTGGCAGCGGCGCCGTGACCAGCAACGAGTGCTTCGCGGACATTCAAGACGGGCTCATCGTCTGGGACTACGACGTGCTTGGTATCAGCACCGGGAGTCACTGCCACGGTACGAATCACCAGGACATTCAAGGCATCCAGCGCATCGTGTACCTCGGCGACTCGATCATGAACGGCACGCCGCCGACTCCCTCGAGTCAGTTCGTGCGTACCCAGCTGGACTCTCAGCTCAAGACGCTGTTCCCCGGGGTGGAGACCAAGTCGTGCGCGGTCAACGGTGCGCGTAATGACGACCTGATGAAGTCGCAGATCCCCAACTGCTTCGGCGACGCCAACACGCGCAACGTGAAGACGCTGACGCTGGTGATCTCCGGCGGAAACGACATCGCCGCCATCGCCCGGGACAAGCCGGACCTCGCGACGTCGCAGGCCGAGGCGGCGGGCTACGTCGACGAGATGCGGAGCGCCATCGAGTACCTCAAGGACTCGACGAATTTCCCGATGGGGAACGACGTCGTGTTTGCGAACATCTACGAGTACACGGACACTAGCGCCGATTTGAGTTCATGCCCCGCTGCAGGCTTCGCCGGCTTGAGTGGCACGTGGCTCAACGGTGCCCAGGTGCTCGTGGGCATGAACGAGGGCTACGCGAAGATCGCCGTCGACACAGGCGCCGACATGGTCTTCATGATGGAGCAGTTCTGCGGCCACGGTTACCGCAGGGATCGCATGGACCTCCAGTGCTACCGCGGTGCCAACACCGAGCAGTGGTTCGACATCTCCTGCATCCACCCGACGCCCGCCGGCCATACGGCGCTCGCCGGCTTCTTCATGGATGTGATCCAGGAGTAG
- a CDS encoding SUMF1/EgtB/PvdO family nonheme iron enzyme: MGRVPRVIRHVGVTGIALSSACLSVACSEGDTAHNGLELSGGSAGVASNGGAGGVGGASGSGGSSGAAGSSGMGASGGAGAVDAGTDAPPDTAQAPCPDDMLLIDDPSLPAPVCMDRYEAPNVEGELPLVMLNFDEAEAWCARHEKRLCFDDEWAFTCGGPEGYKYPYGDVQQPGVCNDAKTWKVYNQTLLSGWPYTFDGSGYDTLDALFSGVSQLSASAKAAADHVRELYQAEPAGSYAACVGVGGVRDLTGSVEEWTRRRDGGQSQFHGNLKGRYWADTRTCQNDIITHGDGFRFYEIGFRCCQEPQL; encoded by the coding sequence GTGGGGAGAGTTCCCAGGGTCATTCGGCATGTTGGCGTGACGGGCATCGCGTTGAGTTCGGCGTGCCTGAGCGTTGCCTGTAGCGAGGGGGACACCGCCCACAACGGGCTGGAGCTGTCCGGCGGGAGCGCTGGCGTCGCCTCGAACGGAGGAGCTGGAGGCGTTGGTGGCGCGAGCGGAAGCGGCGGTTCCAGCGGCGCAGCTGGTTCGAGCGGTATGGGAGCATCGGGTGGCGCGGGCGCAGTCGATGCCGGCACCGATGCGCCCCCAGATACGGCGCAAGCGCCATGCCCCGACGACATGCTGCTGATCGACGATCCGAGCTTGCCAGCGCCCGTGTGTATGGACCGCTACGAGGCGCCCAACGTCGAGGGCGAGCTACCCCTGGTGATGCTCAACTTCGACGAGGCAGAGGCATGGTGCGCTCGGCACGAGAAACGCCTGTGCTTCGACGACGAGTGGGCGTTTACCTGCGGTGGGCCTGAGGGCTACAAGTATCCGTACGGAGATGTGCAGCAGCCCGGGGTGTGTAACGACGCGAAGACCTGGAAGGTGTACAACCAGACGCTGCTGAGCGGCTGGCCATATACATTCGATGGCTCGGGATACGACACACTCGACGCGCTTTTCAGCGGAGTGAGCCAGCTCTCCGCCAGCGCCAAGGCCGCAGCAGATCACGTGCGTGAACTCTATCAGGCGGAGCCCGCCGGCAGCTACGCGGCCTGCGTTGGAGTGGGCGGCGTGCGTGACCTCACTGGTAGCGTCGAAGAGTGGACGCGCCGCCGCGACGGCGGACAAAGCCAATTTCACGGCAACTTGAAGGGACGCTACTGGGCCGACACTCGCACCTGCCAGAACGACATCATCACCCACGGTGACGGGTTCCGCTTCTACGAAATAGGCTTTCGCTGCTGTCAGGAGCCTCAACTTTGA